A region from the Desmospora profundinema genome encodes:
- a CDS encoding ABC transporter substrate-binding protein, translated as MKRWWMWGLSLLFPIMMVTGCGSASEAEREEGKGREEALAIEDFSGETLTFDAPPKRIVTLTTGDTEMIYALGGEVVGRPATNGPVVPTEAEAAEEVGHAHEVNLEKLASLDPDVVVGHARLNQKDRQAIEEMGIPVLMTQADSLKDLQRSAEMFGELLGKTGEAEKLVADLGKLEERSEDNGVKALLVYGAPGAYLAALPSSLNGEILRLAGGDNLAEDDPELKEYPQYAQLDMERVVKADPEVIYLITHGDPEKVKAGFKQEMKKNPAWNRLSAVKDDNVVILPPHLFGSNPGPRLQDAVEWMKKSLDEVKKSRG; from the coding sequence ATGAAGCGATGGTGGATGTGGGGGCTGTCACTCTTATTTCCGATCATGATGGTGACTGGTTGTGGAAGTGCTTCAGAAGCGGAGAGGGAGGAGGGAAAAGGCCGGGAGGAGGCACTCGCCATCGAGGACTTTTCCGGCGAAACGCTGACATTTGATGCTCCTCCGAAGCGGATCGTCACGTTGACCACCGGTGACACCGAAATGATCTACGCCTTGGGAGGCGAGGTTGTGGGTCGTCCCGCCACCAATGGACCCGTAGTGCCGACAGAGGCGGAGGCGGCGGAAGAAGTGGGCCATGCCCATGAGGTGAATCTGGAGAAGCTGGCCAGCCTGGATCCCGATGTGGTGGTGGGCCATGCTCGGCTCAATCAAAAGGACCGCCAGGCGATTGAGGAAATGGGAATCCCGGTGTTGATGACCCAGGCGGATTCCCTGAAGGACCTCCAACGCTCGGCTGAAATGTTCGGGGAACTCCTGGGGAAAACGGGAGAAGCGGAAAAGCTGGTGGCCGATCTGGGAAAATTGGAGGAGCGTTCCGAAGATAACGGAGTGAAAGCCTTGTTGGTTTATGGTGCTCCGGGAGCGTATCTGGCGGCTCTTCCTTCTTCCCTCAACGGGGAAATATTGCGCTTGGCCGGGGGGGACAATCTGGCCGAGGATGATCCGGAGCTGAAGGAATACCCGCAATATGCCCAACTGGATATGGAGCGGGTGGTTAAAGCGGATCCCGAAGTGATTTACCTCATCACCCATGGAGATCCGGAGAAGGTGAAAGCCGGCTTTAAACAGGAGATGAAGAAAAACCCGGCATGGAACCGCTTATCTGCAGTCAAGGACGACAACGTGGTGATTTTGCCTCCCCATCTCTTCGGATCCAATCCGGGGCCTCGTTTGCAGGATGCGGTGGAATGGATGAAAAAATCCTTGGATGAAGTGAAGAAATCCCGTGGCTGA
- a CDS encoding FecCD family ABC transporter permease, whose translation MVWAGGAALVLLAVSWVAGLGAGSVTLSPLQVWQGLVYSGEGLERRIVWDLRLPRVLTGMLVGMCLAASGALLQRVMRNPLADPGIIGVSAGGGLMAVTTMILFPQHMGLLPAAAFLGALGAAALVYVLAWDGGVSPLRLILAGVAVNALLGAVTSGIMITHSDQVQSVLPWLTGGLAGRSWPHVALILPYGLPALLLCMWAAKPANLLRLDEDSVRLLGHRVDITRLLLTLLATWLAGAAVSVAGLVGFVGLVVPHMVRLFTGDDYRTLLPLSIVTGGLITVFADTAARTWFDPVELPVGILLAVIGTPFFLYLLRRGGSGYAQTAGR comes from the coding sequence GTGGTTTGGGCAGGAGGAGCCGCCTTGGTATTGCTGGCGGTTTCATGGGTGGCGGGGCTGGGAGCCGGCTCCGTCACCTTGTCTCCGCTTCAGGTATGGCAAGGATTGGTTTATTCCGGTGAGGGGTTGGAACGCCGGATCGTGTGGGACCTGCGATTGCCCCGGGTGTTGACGGGAATGTTGGTGGGAATGTGTTTGGCAGCTTCTGGAGCCCTGTTACAGCGGGTGATGCGTAACCCGTTGGCCGATCCGGGCATTATCGGAGTATCCGCCGGTGGCGGGTTGATGGCGGTGACAACCATGATCCTGTTTCCGCAACACATGGGTCTGCTGCCCGCGGCCGCTTTCTTGGGGGCGTTGGGGGCGGCGGCGTTGGTGTATGTGCTGGCCTGGGACGGAGGGGTTTCCCCCTTGCGGTTGATCTTGGCGGGAGTGGCGGTGAATGCCTTGTTGGGGGCTGTCACATCCGGGATCATGATCACCCACAGCGACCAGGTTCAGTCGGTTCTTCCGTGGTTGACGGGGGGGCTTGCTGGACGCAGCTGGCCTCATGTTGCCTTGATTCTGCCTTACGGACTGCCGGCGTTACTATTGTGTATGTGGGCAGCCAAACCGGCCAACTTGCTGCGGTTGGATGAAGACAGCGTGCGTTTGCTGGGTCACCGGGTGGATATCACCCGTTTGCTCCTGACTCTGTTGGCCACATGGCTGGCGGGGGCTGCCGTCAGTGTGGCGGGGCTGGTGGGTTTTGTCGGGCTGGTCGTTCCCCATATGGTACGGTTGTTCACCGGTGACGACTATCGGACCCTTTTGCCCTTGTCCATCGTGACGGGTGGATTGATAACCGTGTTTGCCGACACCGCTGCCCGTACTTGGTTTGATCCGGTGGAATTGCCGGTGGGGATCTTGCTCGCCGTGATAGGAACGCCATTTTTCCTGTACTTATTGCGTAGGGGAGGAAGCGGATATGCCCAAACCGCTGGTCGCTGA
- a CDS encoding ABC transporter ATP-binding protein, whose translation MPKPLVAEELKFKQSDHFRLEDVTCRFRPGAITSIIGPNGSGKSTLLRLLAALARPTSGRVMMDGIPPTAMAPKERARMLAVLTQTRETPGEMRVRDLVAWGRLPHRDWFSPETSHDRERVEWALCATGMDRFRDRPLGTLSGGERQRAWISMALAQEPDVLLLDEPTTFLDIGHQLDVLELVESLNREWGLTVGMVLHDIAQAAQISDDLVVMKEGRVVADGPVQTVLDEALIRFVFDVEADIRWEGATPIVLSRRRARHTPDQEGEVES comes from the coding sequence ATGCCCAAACCGCTGGTCGCTGAAGAGTTGAAGTTTAAACAGAGCGACCACTTCCGGCTGGAGGATGTCACGTGCCGGTTTCGCCCCGGTGCGATTACATCGATCATCGGCCCCAATGGATCGGGGAAATCCACCCTGCTCCGTCTGTTGGCAGCATTGGCCCGGCCCACATCCGGTCGGGTAATGATGGATGGGATCCCCCCCACTGCGATGGCGCCCAAAGAACGGGCGCGCATGTTGGCGGTTCTTACCCAAACCCGGGAGACACCCGGAGAGATGAGAGTACGGGATTTGGTCGCCTGGGGGCGGTTGCCACACAGGGATTGGTTCAGTCCGGAAACTTCCCATGATCGAGAACGGGTGGAATGGGCTCTTTGCGCCACCGGTATGGATCGGTTCCGGGACCGGCCCTTGGGCACTTTGTCAGGCGGTGAGCGGCAGCGGGCCTGGATCTCCATGGCCTTGGCCCAAGAACCGGATGTGTTGTTGTTGGACGAACCGACGACTTTTTTGGACATCGGTCACCAATTAGACGTGTTGGAACTGGTGGAGAGTCTAAACCGGGAATGGGGCCTGACGGTGGGGATGGTATTGCACGATATCGCCCAAGCTGCCCAAATCAGCGATGATTTGGTGGTAATGAAGGAAGGACGGGTGGTGGCGGACGGTCCGGTTCAAACCGTGTTGGATGAAGCATTGATCCGGTTCGTGTTCGATGTGGAAGCGGACATTCGTTGGGAGGGGGCGACACCGATTGTGCTGTCCCGCCGCCGAGCCCGGCACACCCCGGATCAGGAGGGAGAAGTGGAATCATGA
- a CDS encoding antibiotic biosynthesis monooxygenase — MMIVFTNTLKIRKGHVHKLLERMDEGTEELAKAEGFLGTRILRTRQMADEEEVVIQTLWRSEKYLKQWTKSEAFRRSHRGDRPDWILGFKLNSYEVIHWLPPAVDKESTSDSLAE, encoded by the coding sequence ATGATGATCGTCTTTACGAACACCTTGAAAATAAGAAAGGGACATGTCCATAAACTCTTGGAACGGATGGATGAGGGCACGGAGGAATTGGCGAAGGCAGAAGGGTTTTTAGGAACCCGTATCTTGCGAACGAGGCAGATGGCGGATGAGGAGGAAGTCGTCATCCAAACCTTGTGGCGTTCGGAAAAGTATTTAAAACAGTGGACCAAAAGTGAAGCGTTTCGTCGTTCTCACAGGGGAGACCGTCCCGACTGGATTCTGGGGTTTAAATTAAACTCCTATGAAGTGATCCATTGGCTTCCTCCCGCAGTGGACAAAGAATCGACCTCAGACAGCCTGGCGGAATGA
- a CDS encoding DUF2935 domain-containing protein yields MKASFEKESAFEHRFWLQVLGDHARFIRDSLSPIEAEEVRKATAFIEIFDRLLNQSRQALSAEGWIALAKEAHQASCQIRTFKLHLIQRHLTESIQLQLSPTFLNHMVNEVEEYIRVLKYLSKGEVPPLQNPIHHHLVWLLDAAGHAGAIQDNMDLVEKRLKKKSHQFMTHFEQFYIKAVELAGYMRTCLHHFPALDRFNSQVELEIAVFKRFLAELEEMRLTKQALGVLAPLMADHMAREECYYLIKLSQVSHVRPPDCDPASPRREA; encoded by the coding sequence TTGAAAGCGAGTTTTGAAAAGGAATCTGCGTTTGAACACCGCTTTTGGTTACAAGTTCTGGGTGATCATGCCCGGTTCATCCGGGATTCTCTATCCCCGATAGAAGCGGAAGAGGTCCGGAAGGCAACCGCTTTTATCGAAATATTCGACCGCTTGCTGAATCAATCCAGGCAGGCTCTGTCGGCGGAAGGATGGATCGCGTTGGCGAAGGAGGCGCATCAGGCATCCTGCCAAATCCGGACGTTTAAACTCCATTTGATCCAGAGGCACTTAACCGAATCGATCCAACTTCAGCTTTCTCCCACATTTCTCAACCATATGGTAAACGAAGTGGAGGAATACATCCGTGTATTAAAGTATCTGTCCAAGGGAGAGGTTCCACCCCTGCAAAATCCGATTCACCATCACTTGGTGTGGCTATTGGATGCGGCGGGGCATGCGGGAGCGATTCAGGATAATATGGATTTGGTGGAGAAACGGCTGAAGAAAAAAAGCCACCAATTTATGACTCACTTTGAACAATTTTATATCAAAGCGGTGGAATTAGCGGGATATATGCGGACCTGTCTCCATCACTTCCCCGCTTTGGATCGATTCAACAGTCAGGTGGAGCTGGAGATCGCCGTGTTTAAACGATTTCTGGCTGAATTGGAGGAAATGCGCCTCACCAAACAGGCCTTGGGTGTATTGGCTCCCTTAATGGCGGATCACATGGCTCGCGAGGAATGCTACTATCTGATCAAACTGTCTCAAGTTTCCCACGTGCGTCCGCCGGATTGCGACCCGGCATCGCCGCGGCGGGAGGCATAA
- a CDS encoding flavin monoamine oxidase family protein — protein MAIYKTFQLTDSQMISIIRRGLKKTQSPKKIIIVGAGMAGLVAASLLKDAGHHVEILEATERVGGRIFTIRSPFADGQYLDVGPMRIPHIHHLTLEYIRKFRLPINPFLNITPNDRIYVNGIKTLLKVYEQNPDILNFPVAPHEKGKTVDELIELATKPITDFVNRDPQRNWNVVVRELEAYSLDTFFIHNPVGPPLSRGAIEMIKVITGLEGISELSFTELLREYLLIGSGLVHFYEITGGLDRLPKAFLPQLETDIFFEQKITKIVQHDNQVTIHSVHPQTKKPFKNTGDLALITIPFSVLRTIEVEPYHSFSHGKRKSIRQLHYVPATKIGIQFKRRFWEEEGLYGGKTISDLPIRYTYYPSHGFGEPSGIVLASYTWEDDALIWDSMSEENQLQLALKNMAVIHGENIIPDFVTGVAHNWSQYPYSAGAFSMFKPEQETELFPNILKPEGRVYFAGEHASTTARSWIQGAIESGIRVAYEMNDLPSLLMGKG, from the coding sequence ATGGCCATTTACAAGACTTTTCAGTTAACAGACTCTCAAATGATTTCCATCATCAGGCGTGGTCTGAAAAAAACACAATCTCCAAAAAAAATCATTATCGTCGGTGCAGGCATGGCCGGGTTGGTTGCCGCTTCTCTGTTAAAGGACGCCGGACACCATGTGGAAATACTGGAAGCTACCGAAAGAGTGGGGGGGCGGATCTTCACCATACGATCCCCTTTTGCGGATGGACAGTACTTGGATGTTGGCCCGATGCGCATTCCTCATATTCATCATTTGACTTTGGAGTACATCCGTAAATTTCGCTTGCCGATCAATCCGTTTTTAAATATCACTCCCAATGACCGCATCTATGTCAACGGCATCAAAACGCTCCTTAAGGTTTATGAGCAAAACCCGGATATCCTGAACTTCCCCGTAGCCCCTCACGAAAAGGGGAAAACGGTTGACGAGTTAATTGAGTTGGCGACTAAACCGATTACCGATTTTGTCAACCGGGATCCACAGAGAAACTGGAATGTGGTAGTGAGAGAATTAGAGGCTTATTCACTGGATACTTTTTTTATACATAACCCGGTCGGTCCTCCCTTATCTAGAGGTGCAATTGAAATGATCAAAGTGATTACGGGCCTGGAAGGCATATCAGAACTGTCTTTCACGGAATTATTAAGGGAATACCTGCTGATTGGAAGCGGCCTCGTTCACTTCTATGAAATCACCGGAGGGTTAGACCGGTTACCGAAGGCGTTTCTCCCTCAATTGGAAACGGACATTTTTTTCGAACAAAAGATAACGAAAATTGTACAGCATGATAACCAAGTTACCATTCATTCTGTTCATCCCCAGACAAAAAAACCGTTTAAAAACACCGGCGATCTTGCCCTTATCACGATTCCTTTTTCTGTCTTGAGAACGATTGAAGTGGAGCCGTACCACTCCTTTTCACATGGGAAAAGGAAATCGATTCGTCAACTTCACTATGTGCCTGCAACAAAAATCGGAATCCAATTTAAAAGAAGATTTTGGGAAGAGGAAGGGTTATATGGCGGAAAAACCATCTCCGACCTGCCGATCCGCTATACCTACTACCCGAGCCATGGTTTTGGGGAACCGAGTGGAATCGTTCTGGCCAGTTATACATGGGAGGATGATGCTTTGATATGGGACAGTATGTCTGAGGAAAACCAGCTTCAGCTGGCCCTGAAAAACATGGCGGTGATTCACGGCGAAAATATCATTCCTGATTTTGTGACAGGAGTGGCTCATAACTGGAGCCAATATCCGTATTCAGCCGGTGCTTTTTCCATGTTTAAACCGGAACAGGAAACCGAACTGTTTCCCAACATCCTTAAACCCGAAGGAAGGGTTTATTTTGCCGGTGAACATGCTTCAACAACTGCTCGCTCTTGGATTCAGGGTGCCATTGAATCGGGCATACGGGTTGCTTATGAAATGAATGATCTGCCTTCACTTTTAATGGGTAAGGGATGA
- a CDS encoding lysoplasmalogenase, with protein MVVPLSLTAILLSAAGYLWGGVYRDRPWWRYMLKPGTMGFIILLAGWGAWQHPGAFSWLILAGLMFSLAGDIWLMLPQDRFLRGLISFFMGHLCYVLAFLTEAKGGLVIGIPVTLFLILNAWVLLRPLARGAEREGGTLLLIAVIAYVFAISLMVLFAWMTKNPWSILGALLFYISDAILGWDRFVRRLSWRDYGIMIPYFAAQTLIALSVVLG; from the coding sequence ATGGTTGTACCCCTCTCTTTGACTGCCATCCTGTTATCCGCTGCCGGCTACCTGTGGGGGGGCGTTTATCGGGACCGGCCTTGGTGGCGGTATATGCTGAAGCCGGGAACGATGGGGTTCATTATTCTCTTGGCCGGATGGGGAGCGTGGCAGCATCCGGGAGCGTTTTCTTGGCTGATCCTGGCGGGACTTATGTTTTCCCTTGCCGGCGATATCTGGTTGATGCTGCCCCAGGACCGTTTCTTACGGGGACTAATCTCCTTTTTCATGGGACATCTGTGCTACGTGTTGGCCTTCTTGACAGAGGCGAAAGGAGGCCTGGTGATCGGAATTCCCGTTACGCTCTTTCTCATCCTAAATGCATGGGTGTTGCTTCGGCCGCTTGCACGGGGAGCAGAACGGGAAGGCGGAACGCTATTGCTGATCGCCGTCATCGCTTATGTGTTCGCCATATCACTGATGGTCCTCTTCGCATGGATGACAAAAAACCCCTGGTCCATCTTAGGGGCGCTCTTGTTTTACATCTCTGACGCCATCCTGGGGTGGGATCGCTTTGTCCGACGCCTTTCCTGGCGGGATTACGGCATTATGATCCCCTATTTTGCCGCTCAAACCTTGATTGCACTCAGTGTCGTTCTCGGTTGA
- a CDS encoding transglycosylase domain-containing protein, translating to MYNHFHRLIKERKWFRWALSPGLKQAVYHKKRWIFWTTGIVVFICTFLFLQTVVLSARSIPLDKMEDFQSASRIYDRDGNSIGLIGPSRESLLLQNIRSKELLTQTFVAVEDRRYYEHDGIDYHGLFRALSSNLVEGKKAEGASTITMQVARNTILEEREKTYLRKATEIMVAKNIENRHSKEEILQAYLNQIPFGNQVVGVGMASKIYFNKDLLKDELEIHEIALLAGLPKAPSTYNPYIRPKEAKKRRNTVLMIMAREGLITEKEKEDYQQRELGVNKHYLEKHLSMGKFSAYKQYILLEAQERYGLDEADITTGGYEIYTHLDPEIQRSMEAAIKDDTLYEKKKNMDAGATLLDPKTGGIVAMAGGRYYMGPGYPLRSLTNIQPGSAIRPLIVYAPLIQENSYTEYTRVKDPADFQLGQWKPQNEQGQSFGILSMRDSLAKSLHVAPAWLMLNRLGMQTAVQYGDRFGFLMEPSEKQSVAVLSSGNLIHGTNTVHMAQAYATFANNGTMIQAHGIQEIQSQGKKLQAKKLEKTQPIDQKTAYYMTRVLRYNATVGTGQSAQITGHEMAALAGASSTQREAWFIGYTNQYVMASMAFSTDGKGPLSGEEVPARLFHQVMEHAMKEEPASVLKNPGVPEPVPPFVLKPVHLSAADYDPDDPSVTLRWKHEHDRVEYRVESSPDGNQWQRIGSAQKGVYVDPLDPDQLIENDSYYYRVVAIDSLNQSNQQVSNVVKVKVTPAPTDEEDEEDSDQPPEDPEEEEPENRWEGLGDHLGI from the coding sequence ATGTACAACCATTTCCATAGACTTATCAAAGAGCGAAAGTGGTTTCGTTGGGCTTTATCCCCCGGTCTTAAACAAGCCGTTTATCACAAGAAGCGATGGATTTTCTGGACAACCGGTATCGTTGTATTCATTTGCACCTTTCTATTCCTTCAGACTGTCGTTTTGTCAGCGCGATCCATCCCTTTGGACAAAATGGAAGACTTTCAATCGGCTTCGAGGATCTATGACCGAGACGGCAATTCTATCGGTCTGATCGGTCCCAGCCGGGAATCGCTCCTCCTCCAAAACATCCGGTCGAAAGAGTTGCTGACCCAAACTTTCGTGGCGGTGGAGGATCGCCGCTATTACGAACATGACGGAATCGACTACCACGGACTGTTTCGTGCCCTTTCCAGCAATCTCGTAGAAGGAAAAAAAGCGGAAGGGGCCAGTACGATCACCATGCAGGTCGCCCGCAATACGATATTGGAAGAGCGGGAAAAGACGTACTTACGAAAAGCGACAGAAATCATGGTCGCCAAGAATATTGAAAATAGGCACAGCAAAGAAGAGATCCTGCAGGCGTACCTGAACCAGATCCCCTTCGGTAACCAAGTCGTGGGGGTGGGCATGGCTTCAAAAATCTATTTCAACAAAGATCTGCTCAAAGACGAGCTGGAGATCCATGAAATCGCTCTATTAGCGGGGCTGCCCAAAGCCCCGAGCACATACAACCCCTATATTCGACCAAAAGAAGCAAAAAAGCGGCGAAATACGGTGTTGATGATTATGGCTCGGGAAGGGTTGATCACCGAAAAGGAGAAGGAAGACTATCAACAGAGGGAACTAGGCGTAAATAAGCATTATTTAGAAAAGCACTTATCGATGGGAAAGTTTAGCGCCTATAAGCAATATATTTTGTTGGAAGCACAAGAACGGTACGGACTGGATGAAGCCGATATCACCACAGGGGGGTACGAGATATATACCCATCTGGATCCAGAAATTCAACGCAGTATGGAAGCCGCCATTAAAGACGACACCCTGTATGAGAAGAAGAAAAATATGGATGCCGGGGCCACCCTGCTAGACCCCAAAACCGGAGGAATTGTAGCCATGGCGGGGGGGCGCTACTATATGGGACCCGGTTATCCCCTTCGTTCCCTCACCAATATCCAACCGGGAAGTGCAATCCGGCCCCTGATCGTCTATGCACCGCTCATTCAGGAAAACTCATACACCGAATACACCAGAGTGAAAGACCCCGCCGACTTTCAATTAGGCCAATGGAAACCCCAAAATGAACAGGGACAGTCATTCGGCATTTTGTCTATGAGGGATTCCCTCGCCAAGTCCCTTCATGTGGCTCCCGCCTGGTTGATGCTCAACCGACTCGGAATGCAAACAGCAGTTCAGTACGGCGATCGTTTCGGTTTTCTAATGGAACCCAGTGAGAAACAGTCGGTGGCCGTCCTGTCTTCGGGAAATCTCATCCACGGAACCAATACGGTCCATATGGCACAAGCCTATGCCACCTTCGCCAACAACGGAACCATGATTCAAGCGCACGGGATCCAAGAGATCCAAAGTCAAGGAAAGAAACTTCAAGCAAAAAAATTAGAGAAAACACAACCAATCGACCAGAAGACCGCCTACTACATGACCCGGGTCCTTCGCTATAACGCAACCGTGGGTACGGGACAGTCGGCACAGATTACCGGACATGAAATGGCCGCTCTGGCAGGAGCCAGCTCCACCCAACGGGAGGCCTGGTTCATCGGATATACGAATCAATATGTGATGGCATCCATGGCGTTTTCAACAGATGGTAAAGGCCCGCTCTCCGGTGAAGAGGTTCCGGCCAGGCTCTTTCATCAAGTGATGGAGCATGCCATGAAAGAGGAGCCCGCCAGTGTACTTAAAAACCCCGGCGTACCCGAGCCGGTACCTCCCTTTGTGCTGAAGCCCGTCCACCTGTCCGCTGCAGACTATGACCCGGATGATCCATCGGTCACCCTTCGGTGGAAGCATGAGCATGACCGGGTGGAATATCGGGTGGAATCTTCACCCGACGGGAACCAATGGCAGCGTATCGGATCAGCCCAAAAGGGAGTTTATGTCGATCCGCTCGACCCCGATCAATTAATTGAAAACGACTCGTACTATTATCGAGTTGTTGCAATCGATTCTCTCAACCAGTCCAATCAACAGGTATCCAACGTCGTCAAAGTAAAGGTGACACCCGCTCCAACGGATGAGGAGGATGAAGAGGACTCCGATCAACCGCCGGAAGACCCTGAAGAAGAGGAGCCGGAAAATCGGTGGGAAGGCTTGGGGGATCACTTGGGGATTTGA
- a CDS encoding amidase domain-containing protein, protein MDVVWKLFGDGFQENEEIDPSYNDPVLNHISYYEEWSESREEIEEKMNGALGIMEQRVGERKLDIKLDLEDPSDRDEIKGLAMDLASLSPGEREKVAQLAKAVDRYENQLKNREIKKIEKKAKKGRLTKEDRAKLQALLPVQNKGIKLDPAIGKPVYGNEGQVENRQPPVADADQNRDDADEQGAFLEETNGYNREKARDYAYQWWNKRNNDEYGYYSQVNGGCYDCWYDCTNFVSQAMKAGGLVEWKDDPWWYYSDDKPSYAWGVSNSLYKHLEERAQPARSLSELNIGDVVNADLDGDGDIDHSAIITNIRYGQIFVTQHSVDRRDFPLSYWFFAGYDVYGWKLGTADNQPR, encoded by the coding sequence ATGGATGTTGTTTGGAAGCTTTTTGGGGATGGATTTCAAGAGAATGAGGAGATAGATCCATCCTATAACGATCCCGTTCTTAACCATATTTCATACTATGAAGAATGGAGTGAAAGCAGGGAAGAGATTGAAGAGAAAATGAACGGCGCCTTGGGGATCATGGAGCAGAGGGTCGGTGAGCGGAAACTGGACATCAAGCTGGATTTGGAAGATCCAAGCGATCGGGATGAAATAAAAGGGTTGGCGATGGACCTGGCTTCCCTCAGTCCGGGTGAAAGGGAAAAAGTCGCCCAGCTGGCCAAAGCCGTGGATCGGTACGAAAACCAATTGAAAAACAGGGAAATCAAAAAGATCGAAAAGAAGGCGAAGAAAGGTCGATTAACCAAAGAGGACAGGGCGAAATTACAGGCATTGCTGCCCGTACAAAACAAGGGAATCAAGCTGGATCCGGCAATCGGGAAACCGGTTTACGGGAATGAGGGGCAGGTGGAAAACAGACAGCCTCCTGTAGCCGATGCGGATCAAAACCGTGACGATGCCGATGAACAGGGTGCTTTTCTGGAGGAGACAAACGGATACAACCGTGAAAAAGCCCGCGACTACGCTTATCAGTGGTGGAACAAGCGAAACAACGATGAGTACGGTTACTACAGCCAGGTAAACGGCGGTTGCTACGATTGTTGGTATGATTGTACCAATTTTGTCTCCCAAGCGATGAAAGCGGGTGGTTTGGTTGAGTGGAAGGACGACCCGTGGTGGTACTACAGCGATGACAAACCGTCCTATGCCTGGGGGGTATCCAACAGTCTCTATAAGCACTTGGAAGAACGGGCCCAGCCTGCTCGGAGTTTATCGGAATTAAACATTGGCGATGTCGTCAACGCCGACTTGGACGGGGATGGGGATATCGATCATTCCGCTATCATTACCAACATCCGATACGGTCAAATTTTTGTGACTCAACATTCGGTCGATCGGCGGGATTTCCCCCTTTCCTACTGGTTTTTTGCCGGCTACGATGTGTATGGCTGGAAGTTGGGGACTGCGGACAACCAACCCCGGTGA
- a CDS encoding N-acetyldiaminopimelate deacetylase has product MNLHPFVAVRRELHQIPEPGFEEVKTQRYLLDFLSRLPSDRIEVETWRTGIIVRIPGRNPRRVLGWRSDMDGLPMEEETSVDFRSIHPGHMHACGHDMHMAIALGIVDAVVHEPIDDDLVVLFQPAEEGPGGALPMLESDAFRRLQPDELFALHIGPDWPVGTIATRPGILFANTSELYIDLVGVSGHASLPHRSNDMVIAASQLAMQLQTIVSRNIDPLDSAILTLGKVTIGTRQNIIPGKARLEGTIRTLSMESMEKVKHRIRQLVKGIETGFECEAHIDWGANYCQVENNRALTQEFMEWADREGGVRVIPCREAMAGEDFGYFLREIPGFMFWLGVDTQHGLHHPRLNPQEEAIPTAIRLVTKYLRWRGSRPSEG; this is encoded by the coding sequence ATGAATCTCCATCCCTTTGTGGCCGTGCGGCGGGAACTCCATCAAATCCCGGAGCCCGGATTTGAAGAAGTGAAAACGCAACGCTACCTGCTGGATTTCCTCTCCCGGCTCCCTTCCGATCGAATCGAAGTGGAAACCTGGCGCACCGGTATTATCGTGCGGATCCCTGGGCGCAACCCGCGCCGTGTCCTAGGGTGGCGGTCCGATATGGACGGTCTGCCGATGGAGGAGGAGACGTCGGTCGATTTCCGATCCATTCACCCCGGCCATATGCACGCCTGCGGCCACGATATGCACATGGCCATCGCCTTGGGGATCGTGGATGCCGTCGTGCACGAACCGATCGACGACGATCTGGTCGTTTTGTTCCAGCCGGCGGAAGAAGGGCCCGGCGGCGCTCTGCCCATGTTGGAAAGCGACGCATTCCGCCGCCTGCAGCCGGATGAGTTGTTTGCCCTCCATATCGGTCCCGACTGGCCGGTGGGCACCATCGCCACCCGGCCCGGCATCCTGTTTGCCAATACTTCGGAACTGTATATCGATCTGGTGGGTGTCAGCGGTCACGCTTCCCTCCCCCACCGCAGCAACGATATGGTCATTGCCGCCTCCCAGTTGGCCATGCAGCTGCAAACCATCGTCTCGCGCAACATCGACCCGCTGGATTCCGCCATCCTCACGCTGGGCAAGGTGACCATCGGTACCAGGCAAAACATCATTCCCGGCAAGGCCCGCCTGGAAGGAACGATCCGCACGTTATCCATGGAATCGATGGAAAAAGTGAAACACCGCATCCGCCAGTTGGTCAAAGGGATCGAAACCGGTTTCGAATGCGAAGCCCATATCGATTGGGGAGCCAACTACTGTCAGGTGGAGAATAACCGCGCCCTCACCCAGGAATTTATGGAATGGGCCGACAGGGAGGGCGGGGTTCGCGTCATCCCCTGCCGGGAAGCCATGGCCGGTGAAGATTTCGGTTATTTCCTTCGGGAAATTCCCGGGTTTATGTTTTGGCTCGGAGTCGACACCCAACACGGCCTCCACCACCCCCGGCTGAATCCCCAAGAAGAGGCGATTCCCACCGCGATCCGGCTGGTGACGAAATACTTGCGGTGGAGAGGCAGCCGGCCTTCCGAAGGATAA